AACGAGATATGCATGCTGACCCCAATATGTCAAAAACAGAAACGGGTTTTGGAACAGGAGTCTATCtttcgaataataataataatcgttggcgcagcaatccatattggatcagggcattgaagtatgttagagaacttcattcaagaccgtaacggtacactagaggacactgtaggaggcaatgtggtcagtattgcgctcgcccgagattattaccctgatttgactcaggtattcattcacagctgagtcgactggtatccgacgtcaaatcacgatacaaattccactgctaccagcgagatttgaaccgtgaccttctgttcgatagccttgtgctctaaccactcagctattcggacacataCTATCCTTtggacacttcaaagcacctgacatggatggcatctatccatcgatgctaaaggagggtatagatcCCTTAGAACAATTTCTGAGAAATACCTTTCAAGCGCATTTTGCTCTGGCacaaggttaaggtagtctttatACCTGATGCTGGGAAAGATTTTTAGGCAAATCCGCTTAAcattattttcattgaaatgtctagagagactggttgagcatcacattcgcggCGCACTCACTAAGTAAAAACCTGGTTACCAACGTGGAAGTCCTGCGAGTCTGCTCTTCAGTTTTTAGTTTATAGAGGACgcaatttcgaataaaaacgagaagcagGGTTTTCCATTGAGACAATACGCAACTCCATTTTCATATTAAATACGATGAAACTACTCTGAGTATCTGGTCATTGAGGTGTAGAGGAAAATTAAATCGCAGATACAGCAAAAAAGGGTTTAATATTTCCCATCTAATAGTGGGAATCCTGCGATACctaaacgaatctgggatatttcgTTTGGCAGGACCAGCAATCAATACCACATTGGTCACCCCGACGTGATCTGAGCTCGCAACCTTCTGATCTGAATTCACTATGTGTGCTGTTGACTCCTGATTACCACTTTAACAATTTAtaacatttatatttattatatcatttatataaatgtatttaaaaatttataacgCGCAAAGCGCCTGCTATGCAGTATTTTGCTTGACTGGGCCGAGTCCCAATTCCTCACGGGTCTCGTGGCTACTCGCGTACCATTTCCAGGTGTTGGCGTATCCTGCGGGCATGCTATATACTCTCTTAGTTGTCGGCGTGTTGGGCCGGCGCGCACATTGCCCGGCGTAGTCAAGGCTGTAAATGGAGTTTCAAGAATTGTTCTGCTATAAAGATACTTAAAGAGTGGTAATGTTCAGGATCAAAATGCTGAGAGATGAACCAAATAATATCAAGGATCTGGAGAGCGATGAGAATAGGGATGGATCTGTAGCTAGGTGCGCGGGGGAAGTATCCGCAGTTGCGCCAACTGACGTGCTGGACGCGTTTGGGGTGGTAAGGAGTGCGGTGGCCTTTCAGTCATGAGTGCTTCGGTGGATACCTTCCATTAAAAAATCGTCCTTCTCGGGGTTGAGGTTATCGGTCACGACACAGTGTACCAGTACTAGAAGTCCTTCCATTTCAATGAGATTCGCCCATAATTCCGATAGATACATAGATACATAGAACTCCTGTGAGTTCGGGTTACACTCGAAGTCTTCCCAGCTCGTCGTAAAAAGCAACTGAAAGGGATTTaaatttatgggctagcaacctggaaattttgaaattttattgcttccgaaacgtcaacaacacctcGGATAGGGGTTGACCTCATGCCGAGGACCTTTGGATATCGAAAACGGACCTTTCTCGGACTTGCAGACTTCTTACTGCAATATTCCGGTCCATGTtgaagagcatcacaattgtacaatgctacgcactaaCGGAAACTTTCGAAGTAGTGAAGAaggatgacattgtgatcgtgatgggtgatttgactgccaaggtggaatctgaaaacaccttgctcggacatgttatGGGGAAACATGATGTATGCGGAGACaggtttatggatttctgcaattaccactgcctcgtcattggagcaacattgttcgaacacagagtTTGCCATAacttcagttgggtttcaactgaccgacgccgttacagaaatcagatcgaccagttagcgatcagcagtagatttaggagttgttttctggatgGACGTAATAAGAGATCGCAGCTAAAATGAGATATTCAGTGTGCTAATGGTGTGTATTTGGTGGAATCACAAGGGTGTGGTGTATTAAGAGTTACAAGAAACAGGTGAACGTATTATTAGCGACGTCTACAAACGACAACGAGCTATTTAAAAAAGAATGGGTGAACAGACACAACTAATTTCTTTTTCAACATGACAACGCCAGACCTCATGCTCCTTCTGTTATTAAAACGTACTCGGAAGGGCAGGACAATGAAACCCTACCCCATCCGCCGTGTTCGCCAGATATAGCTCTTTCAGATTATTACTTGTTCCGGTTGATGCAGTTAGCCCATGTAGATCAGACGTCTAGTTCTAGCGAAGGTATCGAAAATTGGCTTGCTTAGTTGACACCCAATAAATATATTGACGGGTTTCGATTGATTGGTCAAGCCGgactaagattttgttttacggcTGTCGGGATCTATCCAGCTCAAAATCTAGAAAGATGTGGaaatactttaaaaaaatcTCTTTAATTTTAGACATCCGTGTTGGCATCGAGCCATCTGCGATCAGGGGTCACAACGTTGCTATTATTTCTATTTATCAAAATATCCTTCAAACCCGAAAAGCAAACCTTCTTTAGTTTTTTCTAAATAGAATCCTAtctatatgtaaatatgtaatcAACGGTAAGGTAGGAAGCCTTAAGTTACCTGAAACAGTTCAGTCACATTGTGATTGGTTTTGGCAGATGTCTCCATGAACGAAACACCCCAAGAAGCAGCTTCGGCTTGTCCTTCGGAGTTTGTAACTTCACGTAATTCGGCACTTTCATCACATTTATTGCCAACAAGCATAACAGGAATTTGTGTAATCTCTTGACCCTGAAAATCAATTGTTGTCGATTTACTCAGATAATCAGTTAAGATGAAGACGGGCAAATTACCTTTAATTCCTTTATTAAATTCCATATTGGGCGTAATTCCTCTAGGCTCTGCCGTGAGCAGACTGAGTATACTAATATAAAGGCATGTCCCTTCGTTATTGAAAGTCGTTGCATTGCGGGAAATTGATGCGATCCCGTAGTATCTGTTATTTGTAATGTGCATATATTCTTATTACAGCTTATGACCTGCGAAGaattaaaatggaaataattcagggataaattaaagaaaaacagaTTACAGCTAGAAATTGGTTGAGGAGTCAAATTTGTAATTAACACACCAGAGAGGAATATTCAAGAATGCTGTTAATGAAATTGGAAAGTTTAAGAAATTAACCTTTCCATTGAACATAACTCGTCAGCCAGGCCTACACACTGTTTGCTGCATCAAATTTTTTCAGAACTTCCGGAGACGCTTGTGCTatttctccactgttctgcaccaTGTTATCCTTTTGACagtggtgatcactttccatgtgctacttccatatagcaacgcagAAGGAACATAAGTACAGAACAGAGTCAACTTGATctttgtgttgagttaactGCATCTCCATGTTTGAAACTAGAAAACGAAAGTAGATCCAACGCTGTTAATGCATAAAGAGACATCAAGTTCGGTCCCTGATAACAGGAAGGAGTAATATTGGTGGCAAGATACCACCTTGGGGGACTCGGCctcggacctcaaattcctctgagattttacctcgttaCAACGCGTGATATTTTACCCGGTCATGCAGTCGAAGCTTTCCCGAAATCGTACAAAAGCAGgtgaaacgaagatctaaactccgcatattgttgcaaaatattGATGTGGTTCATTTAGCGAAATCTAGCTTGCTGTCTGATGATCAAGCATTTGGTGTGTTCTtttaattttagctattatcttcgcgGTGGCAGGGAGAGCACTTGCCGCAGTCAACAAGGatgcctttttcggaatcttatCGATCATctcttcttccactttctgggaaaTGTTTCCGATTCCTAGGATCTCTGTATAAatggaagtagcaaatctgcagaaactgaAGGAGTAGCGATAAATAGGTTACCATAGGTAGCCCAGCGTCTTTATTAGTTCTG
The window above is part of the Hermetia illucens chromosome 3, iHerIll2.2.curated.20191125, whole genome shotgun sequence genome. Proteins encoded here:
- the LOC119652796 gene encoding GTP-binding protein Di-Ras2; protein product: MPEQSNDYRVVVFGAGGVGKSSLVLRFIKGTFRESYIPTIEDTYRQVISCNKNICTLQITDTTGSHQFPAMQRLSITKGHAFILVYSVCSRQSLEELRPIWNLIKELKGQEITQIPVMLVGNKCDESAELREVTNSEGQAEAASWGVSFMETSAKTNHNVTELFQELLNMEKNRSVSLQLDGKKKKNPKIKKSKDITNGSVADGGEGTSGTTKEKCHVM